One Capricornis sumatraensis isolate serow.1 chromosome 8, serow.2, whole genome shotgun sequence genomic region harbors:
- the DLG4 gene encoding disks large homolog 4 isoform X1, whose product MDCLCIVTTKKYRYQDEDTPPLEHSPAHLPNQVNAPELVHVAERNLSHLEAVQGVVGHAHFSPLKANSPPVIVNTDTLEAPGYVNGTEGEMEYEEITLERGNSGLGFSIAGGTDNPHIGDDPSIFITKIIPGGAAAQDGRLRVNDSILFVNEVDVREVTHSAAVEALKEAGSIVRLYVMRRKPPAEKLMEIKLIKGPKGLGFSIAGGVGNQHIPGDNSIYVTKIIEGGAAHKDGRLQIGDKILAVNSVGLEDVMHEDAVAALKNTYDVVYLKVAKPSNAYLSDSYAPPDITTSYSQHLDNEISHSSYLGTDYPTAMTPTSPRRYSPVAKDLLGEEDVPREPRRIVIHRGSTGLGFNIVGGEDGEGIFISFILAGGPADLSGELRKGDQILSVNGVDLRNASHEQAAIALKNAGQTVTIIAQYKPEEYSRFEAKIHDLREQLMNSSLGSGTASLRSNPKRGFYIRALFDYDKTKDCGFLSQALSFRFGDVLHVIDASDEEWWQARRVHSDSETDDIGFIPSKRRVERREWSRLKAKDWGSSSGSQGREDSVLSYETVTQMEVHYARPIIILGPTKDRANDDLLSEFPDKFGSCVPHTTRPKREYEIDGRDYHFVSSREKMEKDIQAHKFIEAGQYNSHLYGTSVQSVREVAEQGKHCILDVSANAVRRLQAAHLHPIAIFIRPRSLENVLEINKRITEEQARKAFDRATKLEQEFTECFSAIVEGDSFEEIYHKVKRVIEDLSGPYIWVPARERL is encoded by the exons ATGGACTGTCTCTGTATAGTGACAACCAAG AAATACCGCTACCAAGATGAAGACACGCCCCCTCTGGAGCACAGCCCGGCCCACCTCCCCAACCAGGTAAACGCCCCCGAGCTGGTGCACGTGGCGGAGAGGAACTTGTCCCACCTCGAGGCCGTCCAAGGGGTCGTGGGCCACGCCCACTTCTCCCCCCTCAAG GCCAATTCTCCCCCTGTGATTGTCAACACAGATACCCTAGAAGCCCCGGGATAT GTGAACGGGACAGAGGGGGAAATGGAATACGAGGAGATCACGTTGGAAAGG GGTAACTCAGGTCTGGGCTTCAGCATCGCAGGTGGCACTGATAACCCCCACATCGGCGATGACCCTTCCATCTTCATCACCAAGATCATTCCGGGTGGGGCTGCAGCCCAGGACGGCCGTCTCAG GGTCAACGATAGCATCTTGTTTGTCAATGAAGTGGACGTGCGGGAGGTGACCCACTCAGCGGCGGTGGAGGCCCTCAAAGAGGCAGGCTCTATCGTCCGCCTCTACGTCATGCGCCGGAAACCCCCAGCTGAGAAGCTCATGGAGATCAAGCTCATCAAGGGGCCTAAAG GTCTTGGCTTCAGCATCGCTGGAGGTGTCGGGAACCAACATATCCCTGGAGATAACAGCATCTATGTGACCAAGATTATTGAAGGAGGTGCTGCCCACAAGGATGGGAGGTTACAGATCGGAGACAAGATCCTAGCG GTCAACAGCGTGGGGCTGGAGGACGTCATGCATGAGGATGCCGTGGCAGCCCTGAAGAACACGTACGATGTGGTCTACCTAAAGGTGGCCAAGCCCAGCAATGCCTACCTGAGTGACAGCTATGCTCCCCCAGACATCACAACCT CTTATTCCCAGCACCTGGACAATGAGATCAGTCACAGCAGCTACCTGGGCACTGACTACCCCACCGCCATGACCCCCACCTCCCCTCGGCGCTACTCCCCCGTGGCCAAGGACCTGCTTGGGGAGGAGGACGTCCCCCGAGAACCGAGGCGGATTGTGATCCATCGGGGCTCCACGGGCCTGGGCTTCAACATCGTGGGTGGCGAGGATGGTGAAGGCATCTTCATCTCCTTCATCCTGGCTGGCGGCCCCGCGGACCTCAGTGGGGAGCTGCGGAAGGGGGACCAGATCCTCTCG GTCAATGGCGTTGACCTCCGCAATGCCAGCCACGAGCAGGCTGCCATTGCCCTGAAGAACGCGGGTCAGACGGTCACAATCATCGCTCAGTATAAACCCGAAG AGTACAGCCGGTTCGAGGCCAAGATCCACGACCTTCGGGAACAGCTCATGAACAGCAGCCTGGGTTCAGGGACTGCCTCCTTGCGGAGCAACCCCAAAAGGGGTTTCTATATCAG GGCCCTGTTTGATTATGACAAGACCAAGGACTGCGGCTTCCTGAGCCAGGCCCTGAGCTTCCGCTTCGGGGACGTGCTTCATGTCATTGACGCCAGCGATGAGGAGTGGTGGCAGGCAAGGCGGGTCCACTCCGACAGTGAGACTGATGACATTGGCTTTATCCCCAGCAAGCGGCG GGTTGAGCGACGGGAGTGGTCACGGTTGAAGGCCAAG GATTGGGGCTCCAGCTCTGGATCACAAG GTCGAGAAGACTCGGTCCTGAGCTACGAGACGGTGACACAGATGGAAG TGCACTATGCTCGCCCCATCATTATCCTCGGGCCCACCAAGGACCGCGCCAACGATGATCTCCTCTCCGAGTTCCCCGACAAGTTTGGATCCTGTGTTCCCC ATACGACGCGGCCCAAGCGAGAGTACGAGATAGATGGCCGGGATTACCACTTTGTGTCATCCCGGGAGAAAATGGAGAAGGACATTCAGGCCCACAAGTTCATTGAGGCCGGCCAGTACAACAGCCACCTGTATGGAACCAGCGTCCAGTCCGTGCGAGAGGTGGCAGAGCAG GGGAAGCACTGCATCCTCGATGTCTCGGCCAATGCCGTGCGGCGGCTGCAGGCGGCCCACCTGCACCCTATCGCCATCTTCATCCGCCCCCGctccctggagaatgttct AGAGATTAATAAGCGGATCACAGAGGAGCAAGCCCGCAAAGCCTTCGACAGAGCCACCAAGCTGGAGCAGGAATTCACAGAGTGCTTCTCAG ccatcGTGGAGGGCGACAGCTTTGAGGAGATCTACCACAAGGTGAAGCGAGTCATCGAGGACCTCTCAGGCCCCTACATCTGGGTCCCTGCCCGAGAGAGACTCTGA
- the ACADVL gene encoding very long-chain specific acyl-CoA dehydrogenase, mitochondrial isoform X1 gives MRAARMAPSMGRQLLRLRGGSSWSSALLGQPRPGPARRPYASGVAQAAVDQSDSQPSEASTREKRANSVSKSFAVGMFKGQLTTDQVFPYPSVLNEDQTQFLKELVGPVTRFFEEVNDAAKNDMLERVEETTMQGLKELGAFGLQVPNELGGVGLCNTQYARLVEIVGMYDLGVGIVLGAHQSIGFKGILLFGTKAQKEKYLPKLASGETIAAFCLTEPSSGSDAASIRSSAVPSPCGKYYTLNGSKIWISNGGLADIFTVFAKTPVTDTATGAVKEKITAFVVERSFGGVTHGPPEKKMGIKASNTAEVYFDGVRVPAENVLGEVGGGFKVAMHILNNGRFGMAAALAGTMKGIIAKAVDHAANRTQFGEKIHNFGLIQEKLARMAMLQYVTESMAYMVSANMDQGSTDFQIEAAISKIFGSEAAWKVTDECIQIMGGMGFMKEPGVERVLRDLRIFRIFEGTNDILRLFVALQGCMDKGKELSGLGNALKNPFGNASLLLGEAGKQLRRRAGLGSGLSLSGIVHQELSRSGELAVRALEQFATVVEAKLIKHKKDIINEQFLLQRLADSAIDLYAMVVVLSRASRSLSEGHPTAQHEKMLCDSWCIEAAARIRENMAALQSDPQQQELFRNFKSISKALVERGSVVTSNPLGF, from the exons ATGCGGGCAGCGAGAATGGCTCCGAGCATGGGGCGGCAGCTGCTGAGGCTGCGGGGCGGAAG CTCGTGGTCCAGTGCGCTCTTGGGGCAGCCCCGGCCCGGCCCTGCCCGACGACCCTATGCCAGTGGGGTCGCCCAG GCGGCTGTGGACCAGTCTGATTCCCAGCCTTCTGAGGCTTCCACCAGGGAAAAACGGGCCAACTCG GTATCTAAGTCCTTTGCTGTGGGGATGTTCAAGGGCCAGCTCACCACCGATCAGGTGTTTCCATACCCGTCTG TGCTCAACGAGGACCAAACACAGTTTCTCAAAGAGCTGGTGGGGCCCGTGACCCGATTCTTTGAG GAGGTGAACGATGCTGCCAAGAATGACATGCTGGAAAGAGTGGAGGAGACCACCATGCAAGGGCTCAAGGAGTTGGGGGCCTTTGGTCTGCAAGTACCCAATGAACTGGGTGGCGTGGGCCTCTGCAACACCCAG TATGCCCGATTGGTGGAGATCGTGGGCATGTATGACCTTGGTGTGGGCATCGTCCTGGGGGCCCATCAGAGCATCGGTTTCAAAGGCATCCTGCTCTTCGGCACAAAggcccagaaagaaaaatacctccCCAAACTGGCATCTG GGGAGACTATAGCTGCTTTCTGTCTAACGGAGCCCTCCAGTGGATCAGATGCAGCGTCCATCCGATCCTCAGCTGTGCCCAGCCCCTGTGGAAAATACTATACCCTCAACGGAAGCAAGATTTGGATCAG TAACGGGGGCCTGGCAGACATCTTTACGGTCTTTGCCAAGACACCAGTTACAGACACAGCCACGGGCGCTGTGAAGGAGAAGATCACAGCTTTTGTGGTGGAGAGGAGCTTTGGCGGCGTCACCCA TGGGCCCCCTGAGAAGAAGATGGGCATCAAAGCCTCAAACACAGCAGAGGTGTACTTTGACGGAGTACGGGTGCCAGCAGAGAACGtactgggggaggtggggggcggcTTCAAGGTCGCCATGCATATTCTCAACAATGGAAGGTTTGGCATGGCTGCAGCCCTGGCAGGCACCATGAAAGGCATCATTGCTAAGGCG GTGGATCATGCTGCTAACCGTACCCAGTTTGGAGAGAAAATTCACAACTTTGGGCTGATCCAGGAGAAGCTGGCCCGGATGGCTATGCTGCAGTATGTGACTGAG TCCATGGCATACATGGTGAGTGCCAACATGGACCAGGGATCCACGGACTTCCAGATAGAGGCCGCCATCAGCAAAATCTTTGGCTCG GAGGCAGCCTGGAAAGTGACAGATGAGTGCATCCAAATCATGGGGGGCATGGGCTTCATGAAG GAGCCTGGGGTAGAGCGTGTGCTCCGAGATCTTCGCATCTTCCGGATCTTTGAGGGGACAAATGACATTCTCCGGCTGTTTGTGGCTCTGCAGGGCTGCATG GACAAAGGAAAGGAACTCTCTGGGCTTGGCAATGCTCTAAAGAACCCTTTTGGGAATGCCAGCCTCCTGCTAGGAGAGGCAGGCAAACAGCTGAGGCG GCGGGCAGGGCTGGGCAGTGGCCTGAGTCTCAGCGGCATCGTCCACCAGGAACTGAGTCGGAGTGGTGAGCTG GCAGTGCGGGCCCTGGAGCAGTTTGCCACCGTGGTGGAGGCCAAGCTGATAAAGCACAAGAAGGATATCATCA ATGAACAGTTTCTGCTGCAGCGTCTGGCAGACAGTGCCATTGACCTCTACGCCATGGTGGTGGTTCTGTCCAG GGCCTCAAGATCCCTGAGTGAAGGCCACCCCACAGCCCAGCATGAGAAAATGCTCTGTGACAGCTGGTGTATCGAG gctgcAGCCCGGATCCGAGAGAACATGGCTGCTCTGCAGTCTGACCCCCAGCAGCAGGAGCTCTTCCGTAACTTCAAAAGCATCTCCAAGGCCCTGGTGGAGCGGGGCAGTGTGGTCACCAGCAATCCCCTTGGTTTCTGA
- the DLG4 gene encoding disks large homolog 4 isoform X2 has product MDCLCIVTTKKYRYQDEDTPPLEHSPAHLPNQANSPPVIVNTDTLEAPGYVNGTEGEMEYEEITLERGNSGLGFSIAGGTDNPHIGDDPSIFITKIIPGGAAAQDGRLRVNDSILFVNEVDVREVTHSAAVEALKEAGSIVRLYVMRRKPPAEKLMEIKLIKGPKGLGFSIAGGVGNQHIPGDNSIYVTKIIEGGAAHKDGRLQIGDKILAVNSVGLEDVMHEDAVAALKNTYDVVYLKVAKPSNAYLSDSYAPPDITTSYSQHLDNEISHSSYLGTDYPTAMTPTSPRRYSPVAKDLLGEEDVPREPRRIVIHRGSTGLGFNIVGGEDGEGIFISFILAGGPADLSGELRKGDQILSVNGVDLRNASHEQAAIALKNAGQTVTIIAQYKPEEYSRFEAKIHDLREQLMNSSLGSGTASLRSNPKRGFYIRALFDYDKTKDCGFLSQALSFRFGDVLHVIDASDEEWWQARRVHSDSETDDIGFIPSKRRVERREWSRLKAKDWGSSSGSQGREDSVLSYETVTQMEVHYARPIIILGPTKDRANDDLLSEFPDKFGSCVPHTTRPKREYEIDGRDYHFVSSREKMEKDIQAHKFIEAGQYNSHLYGTSVQSVREVAEQGKHCILDVSANAVRRLQAAHLHPIAIFIRPRSLENVLEINKRITEEQARKAFDRATKLEQEFTECFSAIVEGDSFEEIYHKVKRVIEDLSGPYIWVPARERL; this is encoded by the exons ATGGACTGTCTCTGTATAGTGACAACCAAG AAATACCGCTACCAAGATGAAGACACGCCCCCTCTGGAGCACAGCCCGGCCCACCTCCCCAACCAG GCCAATTCTCCCCCTGTGATTGTCAACACAGATACCCTAGAAGCCCCGGGATAT GTGAACGGGACAGAGGGGGAAATGGAATACGAGGAGATCACGTTGGAAAGG GGTAACTCAGGTCTGGGCTTCAGCATCGCAGGTGGCACTGATAACCCCCACATCGGCGATGACCCTTCCATCTTCATCACCAAGATCATTCCGGGTGGGGCTGCAGCCCAGGACGGCCGTCTCAG GGTCAACGATAGCATCTTGTTTGTCAATGAAGTGGACGTGCGGGAGGTGACCCACTCAGCGGCGGTGGAGGCCCTCAAAGAGGCAGGCTCTATCGTCCGCCTCTACGTCATGCGCCGGAAACCCCCAGCTGAGAAGCTCATGGAGATCAAGCTCATCAAGGGGCCTAAAG GTCTTGGCTTCAGCATCGCTGGAGGTGTCGGGAACCAACATATCCCTGGAGATAACAGCATCTATGTGACCAAGATTATTGAAGGAGGTGCTGCCCACAAGGATGGGAGGTTACAGATCGGAGACAAGATCCTAGCG GTCAACAGCGTGGGGCTGGAGGACGTCATGCATGAGGATGCCGTGGCAGCCCTGAAGAACACGTACGATGTGGTCTACCTAAAGGTGGCCAAGCCCAGCAATGCCTACCTGAGTGACAGCTATGCTCCCCCAGACATCACAACCT CTTATTCCCAGCACCTGGACAATGAGATCAGTCACAGCAGCTACCTGGGCACTGACTACCCCACCGCCATGACCCCCACCTCCCCTCGGCGCTACTCCCCCGTGGCCAAGGACCTGCTTGGGGAGGAGGACGTCCCCCGAGAACCGAGGCGGATTGTGATCCATCGGGGCTCCACGGGCCTGGGCTTCAACATCGTGGGTGGCGAGGATGGTGAAGGCATCTTCATCTCCTTCATCCTGGCTGGCGGCCCCGCGGACCTCAGTGGGGAGCTGCGGAAGGGGGACCAGATCCTCTCG GTCAATGGCGTTGACCTCCGCAATGCCAGCCACGAGCAGGCTGCCATTGCCCTGAAGAACGCGGGTCAGACGGTCACAATCATCGCTCAGTATAAACCCGAAG AGTACAGCCGGTTCGAGGCCAAGATCCACGACCTTCGGGAACAGCTCATGAACAGCAGCCTGGGTTCAGGGACTGCCTCCTTGCGGAGCAACCCCAAAAGGGGTTTCTATATCAG GGCCCTGTTTGATTATGACAAGACCAAGGACTGCGGCTTCCTGAGCCAGGCCCTGAGCTTCCGCTTCGGGGACGTGCTTCATGTCATTGACGCCAGCGATGAGGAGTGGTGGCAGGCAAGGCGGGTCCACTCCGACAGTGAGACTGATGACATTGGCTTTATCCCCAGCAAGCGGCG GGTTGAGCGACGGGAGTGGTCACGGTTGAAGGCCAAG GATTGGGGCTCCAGCTCTGGATCACAAG GTCGAGAAGACTCGGTCCTGAGCTACGAGACGGTGACACAGATGGAAG TGCACTATGCTCGCCCCATCATTATCCTCGGGCCCACCAAGGACCGCGCCAACGATGATCTCCTCTCCGAGTTCCCCGACAAGTTTGGATCCTGTGTTCCCC ATACGACGCGGCCCAAGCGAGAGTACGAGATAGATGGCCGGGATTACCACTTTGTGTCATCCCGGGAGAAAATGGAGAAGGACATTCAGGCCCACAAGTTCATTGAGGCCGGCCAGTACAACAGCCACCTGTATGGAACCAGCGTCCAGTCCGTGCGAGAGGTGGCAGAGCAG GGGAAGCACTGCATCCTCGATGTCTCGGCCAATGCCGTGCGGCGGCTGCAGGCGGCCCACCTGCACCCTATCGCCATCTTCATCCGCCCCCGctccctggagaatgttct AGAGATTAATAAGCGGATCACAGAGGAGCAAGCCCGCAAAGCCTTCGACAGAGCCACCAAGCTGGAGCAGGAATTCACAGAGTGCTTCTCAG ccatcGTGGAGGGCGACAGCTTTGAGGAGATCTACCACAAGGTGAAGCGAGTCATCGAGGACCTCTCAGGCCCCTACATCTGGGTCCCTGCCCGAGAGAGACTCTGA
- the ACADVL gene encoding very long-chain specific acyl-CoA dehydrogenase, mitochondrial isoform X2 yields MRAARMAPSMGRQLLRLRGGSSWSSALLGQPRPGPARRPYASGVAQVSKSFAVGMFKGQLTTDQVFPYPSVLNEDQTQFLKELVGPVTRFFEEVNDAAKNDMLERVEETTMQGLKELGAFGLQVPNELGGVGLCNTQYARLVEIVGMYDLGVGIVLGAHQSIGFKGILLFGTKAQKEKYLPKLASGETIAAFCLTEPSSGSDAASIRSSAVPSPCGKYYTLNGSKIWISNGGLADIFTVFAKTPVTDTATGAVKEKITAFVVERSFGGVTHGPPEKKMGIKASNTAEVYFDGVRVPAENVLGEVGGGFKVAMHILNNGRFGMAAALAGTMKGIIAKAVDHAANRTQFGEKIHNFGLIQEKLARMAMLQYVTESMAYMVSANMDQGSTDFQIEAAISKIFGSEAAWKVTDECIQIMGGMGFMKEPGVERVLRDLRIFRIFEGTNDILRLFVALQGCMDKGKELSGLGNALKNPFGNASLLLGEAGKQLRRRAGLGSGLSLSGIVHQELSRSGELAVRALEQFATVVEAKLIKHKKDIINEQFLLQRLADSAIDLYAMVVVLSRASRSLSEGHPTAQHEKMLCDSWCIEAAARIRENMAALQSDPQQQELFRNFKSISKALVERGSVVTSNPLGF; encoded by the exons ATGCGGGCAGCGAGAATGGCTCCGAGCATGGGGCGGCAGCTGCTGAGGCTGCGGGGCGGAAG CTCGTGGTCCAGTGCGCTCTTGGGGCAGCCCCGGCCCGGCCCTGCCCGACGACCCTATGCCAGTGGGGTCGCCCAG GTATCTAAGTCCTTTGCTGTGGGGATGTTCAAGGGCCAGCTCACCACCGATCAGGTGTTTCCATACCCGTCTG TGCTCAACGAGGACCAAACACAGTTTCTCAAAGAGCTGGTGGGGCCCGTGACCCGATTCTTTGAG GAGGTGAACGATGCTGCCAAGAATGACATGCTGGAAAGAGTGGAGGAGACCACCATGCAAGGGCTCAAGGAGTTGGGGGCCTTTGGTCTGCAAGTACCCAATGAACTGGGTGGCGTGGGCCTCTGCAACACCCAG TATGCCCGATTGGTGGAGATCGTGGGCATGTATGACCTTGGTGTGGGCATCGTCCTGGGGGCCCATCAGAGCATCGGTTTCAAAGGCATCCTGCTCTTCGGCACAAAggcccagaaagaaaaatacctccCCAAACTGGCATCTG GGGAGACTATAGCTGCTTTCTGTCTAACGGAGCCCTCCAGTGGATCAGATGCAGCGTCCATCCGATCCTCAGCTGTGCCCAGCCCCTGTGGAAAATACTATACCCTCAACGGAAGCAAGATTTGGATCAG TAACGGGGGCCTGGCAGACATCTTTACGGTCTTTGCCAAGACACCAGTTACAGACACAGCCACGGGCGCTGTGAAGGAGAAGATCACAGCTTTTGTGGTGGAGAGGAGCTTTGGCGGCGTCACCCA TGGGCCCCCTGAGAAGAAGATGGGCATCAAAGCCTCAAACACAGCAGAGGTGTACTTTGACGGAGTACGGGTGCCAGCAGAGAACGtactgggggaggtggggggcggcTTCAAGGTCGCCATGCATATTCTCAACAATGGAAGGTTTGGCATGGCTGCAGCCCTGGCAGGCACCATGAAAGGCATCATTGCTAAGGCG GTGGATCATGCTGCTAACCGTACCCAGTTTGGAGAGAAAATTCACAACTTTGGGCTGATCCAGGAGAAGCTGGCCCGGATGGCTATGCTGCAGTATGTGACTGAG TCCATGGCATACATGGTGAGTGCCAACATGGACCAGGGATCCACGGACTTCCAGATAGAGGCCGCCATCAGCAAAATCTTTGGCTCG GAGGCAGCCTGGAAAGTGACAGATGAGTGCATCCAAATCATGGGGGGCATGGGCTTCATGAAG GAGCCTGGGGTAGAGCGTGTGCTCCGAGATCTTCGCATCTTCCGGATCTTTGAGGGGACAAATGACATTCTCCGGCTGTTTGTGGCTCTGCAGGGCTGCATG GACAAAGGAAAGGAACTCTCTGGGCTTGGCAATGCTCTAAAGAACCCTTTTGGGAATGCCAGCCTCCTGCTAGGAGAGGCAGGCAAACAGCTGAGGCG GCGGGCAGGGCTGGGCAGTGGCCTGAGTCTCAGCGGCATCGTCCACCAGGAACTGAGTCGGAGTGGTGAGCTG GCAGTGCGGGCCCTGGAGCAGTTTGCCACCGTGGTGGAGGCCAAGCTGATAAAGCACAAGAAGGATATCATCA ATGAACAGTTTCTGCTGCAGCGTCTGGCAGACAGTGCCATTGACCTCTACGCCATGGTGGTGGTTCTGTCCAG GGCCTCAAGATCCCTGAGTGAAGGCCACCCCACAGCCCAGCATGAGAAAATGCTCTGTGACAGCTGGTGTATCGAG gctgcAGCCCGGATCCGAGAGAACATGGCTGCTCTGCAGTCTGACCCCCAGCAGCAGGAGCTCTTCCGTAACTTCAAAAGCATCTCCAAGGCCCTGGTGGAGCGGGGCAGTGTGGTCACCAGCAATCCCCTTGGTTTCTGA
- the DLG4 gene encoding disks large homolog 4 isoform X3, with amino-acid sequence MDCLCIVTTKKYRYQDEDTPPLEHSPAHLPNQANSPPVIVNTDTLEAPGYELQVNGTEGEMEYEEITLERGNSGLGFSIAGGTDNPHIGDDPSIFITKIIPGGAAAQDGRLRVNDSILFVNEVDVREVTHSAAVEALKEAGSIVRLYVMRRKPPAEKLMEIKLIKGPKGLGFSIAGGVGNQHIPGDNSIYVTKIIEGGAAHKDGRLQIGDKILAVNSVGLEDVMHEDAVAALKNTYDVVYLKVAKPSNAYLSDSYAPPDITTSYSQHLDNEISHSSYLGTDYPTAMTPTSPRRYSPVAKDLLGEEDVPREPRRIVIHRGSTGLGFNIVGGEDGEGIFISFILAGGPADLSGELRKGDQILSVNGVDLRNASHEQAAIALKNAGQTVTIIAQYKPEEYSRFEAKIHDLREQLMNSSLGSGTASLRSNPKRGFYIRALFDYDKTKDCGFLSQALSFRFGDVLHVIDASDEEWWQARRVHSDSETDDIGFIPSKRRVERREWSRLKAKDWGSSSGSQGREDSVLSYETVTQMEVHYARPIIILGPTKDRANDDLLSEFPDKFGSCVPHTTRPKREYEIDGRDYHFVSSREKMEKDIQAHKFIEAGQYNSHLYGTSVQSVREVAEQGKHCILDVSANAVRRLQAAHLHPIAIFIRPRSLENVLEINKRITEEQARKAFDRATKLEQEFTECFSAIVEGDSFEEIYHKVKRVIEDLSGPYIWVPARERL; translated from the exons ATGGACTGTCTCTGTATAGTGACAACCAAG AAATACCGCTACCAAGATGAAGACACGCCCCCTCTGGAGCACAGCCCGGCCCACCTCCCCAACCAG GCCAATTCTCCCCCTGTGATTGTCAACACAGATACCCTAGAAGCCCCGGGATAT GAA TTGCAGGTGAACGGGACAGAGGGGGAAATGGAATACGAGGAGATCACGTTGGAAAGG GGTAACTCAGGTCTGGGCTTCAGCATCGCAGGTGGCACTGATAACCCCCACATCGGCGATGACCCTTCCATCTTCATCACCAAGATCATTCCGGGTGGGGCTGCAGCCCAGGACGGCCGTCTCAG GGTCAACGATAGCATCTTGTTTGTCAATGAAGTGGACGTGCGGGAGGTGACCCACTCAGCGGCGGTGGAGGCCCTCAAAGAGGCAGGCTCTATCGTCCGCCTCTACGTCATGCGCCGGAAACCCCCAGCTGAGAAGCTCATGGAGATCAAGCTCATCAAGGGGCCTAAAG GTCTTGGCTTCAGCATCGCTGGAGGTGTCGGGAACCAACATATCCCTGGAGATAACAGCATCTATGTGACCAAGATTATTGAAGGAGGTGCTGCCCACAAGGATGGGAGGTTACAGATCGGAGACAAGATCCTAGCG GTCAACAGCGTGGGGCTGGAGGACGTCATGCATGAGGATGCCGTGGCAGCCCTGAAGAACACGTACGATGTGGTCTACCTAAAGGTGGCCAAGCCCAGCAATGCCTACCTGAGTGACAGCTATGCTCCCCCAGACATCACAACCT CTTATTCCCAGCACCTGGACAATGAGATCAGTCACAGCAGCTACCTGGGCACTGACTACCCCACCGCCATGACCCCCACCTCCCCTCGGCGCTACTCCCCCGTGGCCAAGGACCTGCTTGGGGAGGAGGACGTCCCCCGAGAACCGAGGCGGATTGTGATCCATCGGGGCTCCACGGGCCTGGGCTTCAACATCGTGGGTGGCGAGGATGGTGAAGGCATCTTCATCTCCTTCATCCTGGCTGGCGGCCCCGCGGACCTCAGTGGGGAGCTGCGGAAGGGGGACCAGATCCTCTCG GTCAATGGCGTTGACCTCCGCAATGCCAGCCACGAGCAGGCTGCCATTGCCCTGAAGAACGCGGGTCAGACGGTCACAATCATCGCTCAGTATAAACCCGAAG AGTACAGCCGGTTCGAGGCCAAGATCCACGACCTTCGGGAACAGCTCATGAACAGCAGCCTGGGTTCAGGGACTGCCTCCTTGCGGAGCAACCCCAAAAGGGGTTTCTATATCAG GGCCCTGTTTGATTATGACAAGACCAAGGACTGCGGCTTCCTGAGCCAGGCCCTGAGCTTCCGCTTCGGGGACGTGCTTCATGTCATTGACGCCAGCGATGAGGAGTGGTGGCAGGCAAGGCGGGTCCACTCCGACAGTGAGACTGATGACATTGGCTTTATCCCCAGCAAGCGGCG GGTTGAGCGACGGGAGTGGTCACGGTTGAAGGCCAAG GATTGGGGCTCCAGCTCTGGATCACAAG GTCGAGAAGACTCGGTCCTGAGCTACGAGACGGTGACACAGATGGAAG TGCACTATGCTCGCCCCATCATTATCCTCGGGCCCACCAAGGACCGCGCCAACGATGATCTCCTCTCCGAGTTCCCCGACAAGTTTGGATCCTGTGTTCCCC ATACGACGCGGCCCAAGCGAGAGTACGAGATAGATGGCCGGGATTACCACTTTGTGTCATCCCGGGAGAAAATGGAGAAGGACATTCAGGCCCACAAGTTCATTGAGGCCGGCCAGTACAACAGCCACCTGTATGGAACCAGCGTCCAGTCCGTGCGAGAGGTGGCAGAGCAG GGGAAGCACTGCATCCTCGATGTCTCGGCCAATGCCGTGCGGCGGCTGCAGGCGGCCCACCTGCACCCTATCGCCATCTTCATCCGCCCCCGctccctggagaatgttct AGAGATTAATAAGCGGATCACAGAGGAGCAAGCCCGCAAAGCCTTCGACAGAGCCACCAAGCTGGAGCAGGAATTCACAGAGTGCTTCTCAG ccatcGTGGAGGGCGACAGCTTTGAGGAGATCTACCACAAGGTGAAGCGAGTCATCGAGGACCTCTCAGGCCCCTACATCTGGGTCCCTGCCCGAGAGAGACTCTGA